A stretch of Bordetella genomosp. 13 DNA encodes these proteins:
- a CDS encoding sodium:solute symporter family protein translates to MPFSADTQHEFGLRLRRIYLLYTAGFAMLVGLLALAEMAGLSRNWIGYAFLIITVSLYACIGIVCRTSDQVEYYVAGRRVPAVYNGMATAADWMSVASFIGVAGTLYLTGYGGLAYVIGWTGGYVLVALLLAPYLRKFGQYTIPDYLGARYGGNLPRLAGVACAVLCSFTYLVAQIYGVGIITTRLTGITFELGIFVALGGMLVCSFLGGMRAVTWTQVGQYIILVIAYLVPVIWLSVKHTDSPVPQLSAGSVLQQVTEKEIHLQNDPAEQEVRRLWRQQAREMSARLDALPQSWVDEKDRLRSRLAALIATDAPMVEVRSLERELAAYPPNPEAARAAWSQARAAFDARGSPPTPHAQPFPARDEQERADMRVNFLSLVLCLMLGTAGMPHILMRSYTTPSVGDARRSVFWALLFILLLYFTAPALALLVKYEVYAQVVGTPFSSLPNWVHAWSAVDANLLEVVDINRDGIVQLGEIGMGADVVVLAMPEIGGLPFVISGLVAAGALAAALSTADGLLLTMSNSLSHDMWYRVVSPRMPAARRVIVSKILLLLVAFGAAWVAARKPADILFMVTAAFSFAASSFFPALVMGVFWRRANKWGVTMGMAAGLATTFAYMAHTHPWLREWVFGVPRTVAVDLWWGIQPIAAGVMGAPAAFATIIIVSLLTPRPDAATLALVDYLRKPGEGA, encoded by the coding sequence ATGCCGTTTTCCGCCGACACCCAGCACGAGTTCGGCCTGCGGCTGCGCCGCATCTACCTGCTGTACACGGCGGGCTTCGCCATGCTGGTGGGCCTGCTTGCGCTGGCAGAGATGGCCGGGCTGTCGCGCAACTGGATCGGCTATGCGTTCCTCATCATCACCGTCAGCCTGTATGCCTGCATCGGCATCGTGTGCCGCACGTCCGATCAGGTCGAATACTACGTGGCGGGCCGCCGCGTGCCGGCCGTCTACAACGGCATGGCCACCGCAGCCGACTGGATGTCCGTGGCCTCGTTCATCGGCGTGGCGGGCACCCTGTACTTGACTGGCTACGGCGGCCTGGCCTACGTGATAGGGTGGACGGGCGGCTACGTGCTGGTGGCCCTGCTGCTGGCGCCCTATCTGCGCAAGTTCGGGCAGTACACCATCCCCGACTACCTGGGCGCGCGCTACGGCGGCAACCTGCCGCGGCTGGCAGGCGTGGCCTGCGCGGTCCTGTGCTCGTTCACCTATCTGGTGGCGCAGATCTACGGAGTCGGCATCATCACCACCCGGCTCACCGGCATCACGTTCGAGCTGGGCATCTTCGTGGCGCTGGGCGGCATGCTGGTGTGCTCGTTCCTGGGCGGCATGCGCGCCGTCACCTGGACCCAGGTGGGGCAGTACATCATCCTGGTCATCGCCTACCTGGTGCCGGTGATCTGGCTGTCGGTGAAGCACACGGACAGTCCGGTGCCGCAGCTGTCGGCCGGCTCCGTACTGCAGCAGGTCACCGAGAAAGAGATCCACCTGCAGAACGACCCGGCCGAACAGGAGGTGCGGCGGCTGTGGCGCCAGCAGGCGCGCGAAATGAGCGCGCGGCTGGACGCTCTGCCGCAGTCCTGGGTGGACGAGAAGGACCGGCTGCGGTCCCGCCTGGCGGCGCTCATCGCCACGGACGCGCCCATGGTCGAGGTGCGTTCGCTCGAGCGCGAACTTGCGGCCTACCCGCCCAATCCCGAAGCGGCGCGCGCCGCATGGTCCCAGGCGCGCGCGGCCTTCGACGCGCGCGGCTCACCGCCAACGCCGCATGCCCAGCCCTTTCCCGCCCGCGACGAACAGGAACGCGCGGACATGCGCGTCAACTTCCTCTCGCTGGTGCTGTGCCTGATGCTGGGCACGGCGGGCATGCCGCACATCCTGATGCGCTCGTACACGACGCCATCGGTGGGCGATGCGCGCCGCTCGGTGTTCTGGGCGCTGCTGTTCATCCTGCTGCTGTACTTCACCGCGCCCGCGCTGGCGCTGCTGGTCAAGTACGAGGTCTATGCCCAGGTGGTGGGCACGCCGTTCAGCAGCCTGCCCAACTGGGTGCATGCCTGGAGCGCGGTCGATGCCAACCTGCTCGAGGTCGTGGACATCAATCGCGACGGCATCGTGCAGCTGGGCGAGATCGGCATGGGCGCCGACGTGGTGGTGCTGGCCATGCCCGAGATCGGCGGCCTGCCCTTCGTCATCTCGGGGCTGGTGGCCGCGGGCGCGCTCGCCGCGGCGCTGTCCACGGCGGATGGCCTGCTGCTGACCATGTCGAACTCGCTGTCCCACGACATGTGGTATCGCGTGGTGTCGCCGCGCATGCCGGCGGCGCGGCGAGTCATCGTGTCCAAGATACTACTGCTGCTGGTGGCGTTCGGGGCCGCATGGGTGGCGGCGCGCAAGCCGGCCGACATCCTCTTCATGGTGACGGCAGCCTTCTCGTTTGCGGCCTCGTCCTTCTTCCCGGCGCTGGTGATGGGCGTGTTCTGGCGTCGTGCCAACAAGTGGGGCGTGACGATGGGCATGGCAGCGGGGCTGGCCACCACGTTCGCCTACATGGCGCACACCCATCCCTGGCTGCGGGAATGGGTCTTCGGCGTGCCGCGCACCGTGGCCGTCGACCTGTGGTGGGGCATCCAGCCCATCGCCGCGGGGGTGATGGGCGCGCCGGCCGCGTTCGCCACCATCATCATCGTGTCGCTGCTCACGCCGCGGCCCGATGCGGCCACGCTGGCGCTGGTGGATTATCTGCGCAAGCCGGGCGAAGGCGCCTGA
- a CDS encoding 3-keto-5-aminohexanoate cleavage protein, with translation MRPSKKVIITCAVTGSIHTPSMSPHLPITPDEISDAALEAADAGAAIVHLHARDPKDGRPDQTTEAFMRFLPTIKRNSKVVINLTTGGAPTMSVEERLVPALELKPEIASLNLGSMNFGLYEMLDRYKTFEHDWERPYLEGSEDRVFRNTFRDIANILTSCARNRTRFELECYDIGHLYTARHFLDRALLEPPLFVQSVLGLRGGIGAHTAEVIHMHATAERLFGDQYYWSVLGAGSAQMRVAVQAVLLGGNVRVGLEDSLWIGKGKLAESNAQQVRKIRHLIEELGGEIATPDEARQMLALKGADAVNF, from the coding sequence ATGAGGCCATCGAAGAAAGTCATCATCACCTGCGCGGTGACGGGCTCGATCCACACGCCCAGCATGTCGCCGCACCTGCCCATCACCCCCGACGAGATCTCCGACGCCGCGCTCGAGGCCGCCGATGCGGGCGCGGCCATCGTGCACCTGCACGCGCGCGATCCGAAGGACGGCAGGCCCGACCAGACCACCGAGGCGTTCATGCGCTTCCTGCCGACGATCAAGCGCAACAGCAAGGTGGTCATCAACCTGACCACGGGCGGCGCGCCGACCATGTCGGTGGAGGAGCGCCTGGTCCCCGCACTGGAGCTGAAGCCCGAGATCGCATCTCTGAACCTGGGCTCGATGAACTTCGGCCTGTACGAGATGCTGGACCGCTACAAGACCTTCGAGCACGACTGGGAGCGGCCGTATCTGGAAGGCAGCGAAGATCGCGTGTTCCGCAACACGTTCCGGGACATCGCCAACATCCTCACGTCGTGCGCCAGGAATCGCACGCGCTTCGAACTGGAGTGCTACGACATCGGCCACCTGTACACGGCCCGCCACTTCCTGGATCGCGCCCTGCTGGAACCGCCACTGTTCGTCCAGTCCGTGCTGGGGCTGCGCGGCGGCATCGGCGCGCACACGGCCGAGGTGATTCACATGCACGCCACGGCGGAACGCCTGTTCGGCGACCAGTACTACTGGTCCGTGCTGGGCGCGGGCAGCGCACAGATGCGCGTAGCCGTGCAGGCGGTGCTGCTGGGCGGCAACGTGCGCGTCGGGCTGGAGGACAGCCTGTGGATCGGCAAGGGCAAGCTGGCGGAGAGCAATGCGCAGCAGGTGCGCAAGATCCGCCACCTGATCGAGGAACTGGGCGGCGAGATCGCCACGCCCGACGAGGCCCGGCAGATGCTCGCGCTCAAAGGCGCCGACGCCGTCAACTTCTAG
- a CDS encoding Bug family tripartite tricarboxylate transporter substrate binding protein, translating into MRHPCSGAGISRRTLLAAALTTALAAALALPAAPARSAPAAAVEGPVRIVLPFGPGSGTDIYARLVAEKLGPALGVPVIVENKPGANGIIAAESVARAKPDGNTLLFTTNTTHAANPSMFKSLSYDPVKDYAPVTKLGNLTFLLVVAADGPYRTLQDLVAAARKQPGRVSYGASNSFGTVSGSKLGKIAGVEFLQIPYRSSPQIITDLLGGQVKFAFVDVAAAGPMLAANKMRALTVLSDQRFPTLPDVPTMKELGYSQFDVVAWFGMFAPAGTPPAVVAQLNGKLTAILKDPALRKRGAELGIEIFGSSPEELGQYVGSQVDLWKQLTADAGLTPQ; encoded by the coding sequence ATGCGCCATCCCTGTAGCGGCGCCGGCATATCCCGGCGCACTTTGCTGGCCGCCGCGCTTACCACCGCGTTGGCCGCGGCCCTCGCCCTGCCGGCGGCCCCAGCCCGGTCCGCGCCGGCCGCGGCCGTCGAAGGACCGGTGAGGATCGTGCTGCCCTTCGGTCCAGGCAGCGGCACCGACATCTATGCGCGACTGGTGGCCGAGAAGCTGGGCCCCGCGCTGGGCGTGCCGGTCATCGTGGAGAACAAGCCGGGCGCCAACGGCATCATCGCGGCGGAATCCGTAGCGCGCGCCAAGCCGGACGGCAACACGCTGCTGTTCACCACCAACACCACGCATGCCGCCAATCCCAGCATGTTCAAGAGCCTGTCGTATGACCCGGTGAAGGACTATGCCCCGGTCACCAAGCTGGGCAACCTGACCTTCCTGCTGGTCGTGGCCGCCGACGGACCCTACCGCACCCTGCAGGACCTGGTGGCGGCGGCACGCAAGCAACCCGGGCGCGTGTCGTACGGCGCCTCGAACAGCTTCGGCACGGTATCGGGCAGCAAGCTGGGCAAGATCGCCGGGGTCGAGTTCCTGCAGATTCCGTACCGCAGTTCGCCGCAGATCATTACCGACCTGCTGGGCGGGCAAGTGAAGTTCGCGTTCGTCGACGTGGCCGCGGCCGGCCCCATGCTGGCCGCGAACAAGATGCGGGCGCTGACCGTGCTGTCCGACCAGCGCTTTCCTACCTTGCCCGACGTACCCACGATGAAGGAACTGGGCTATTCGCAATTCGACGTGGTGGCGTGGTTCGGCATGTTCGCGCCGGCCGGCACGCCGCCGGCCGTCGTGGCCCAGCTCAACGGAAAACTGACCGCCATCCTGAAGGATCCCGCGCTGCGCAAGCGTGGCGCGGAACTGGGCATCGAGATATTCGGCAGCTCTCCCGAGGAGCTGGGCCAGTACGTCGGTTCGCAGGTCGACCTGTGGAAGCAACTGACTGCCGACGCGGGATTGACGCCGCAATGA
- a CDS encoding Rieske 2Fe-2S domain-containing protein, with amino-acid sequence MLSREDNEMLTRTDADTPMGRLFRSYWLPVVLAEEVSTPDCAPVRIKVLGEELLAFRDSTGQVGVIEPRCPHRGANLFFGRNEEGGIRCAFHGWKFGVDGECLDMPTLDAAAVPRMCQKARIKAYPAREWGGYVWAYMGSETVPPPMPDMEFALVPASHRHVSKKFQECNWAQAAEGGVDTAHFSFLHQPVDRSGEQLHEKAARATRGYSQQTMSSEHVQWMRDDTRPRYEVRKHDSGLVLGASRRAAPGQSYWRIAQYLMPCHGYTPSATPGQTYHGQTWVPIDDESCWVYVYSWNPERPLTEEEIRGYRSGGAVYPEMDDRWMPLRNRSNDYLIDRQMQKSENFTGIVGVSEQDAAIQDSQGRIADRTRELLGPTDIGVVQFRRLMLESAKALAAGEQPPGLASPASYRVRAGGIVADAPLAFDEVMQRRFGDPLGRF; translated from the coding sequence ATGCTGAGCCGCGAAGACAACGAGATGCTGACCCGCACCGACGCGGACACGCCGATGGGACGGCTGTTCCGCAGCTACTGGCTGCCTGTGGTGCTGGCAGAGGAAGTATCCACGCCGGATTGCGCCCCGGTACGCATCAAGGTGCTGGGCGAGGAACTGCTGGCGTTTCGCGACAGCACCGGCCAGGTCGGCGTCATCGAGCCCCGCTGCCCGCACCGTGGCGCCAACCTGTTCTTCGGCCGCAACGAAGAAGGCGGCATACGCTGCGCCTTCCATGGCTGGAAATTCGGCGTGGACGGCGAATGCCTGGACATGCCCACGCTGGACGCGGCGGCCGTGCCGCGGATGTGCCAGAAGGCCCGCATCAAGGCCTATCCCGCGCGGGAATGGGGCGGCTATGTCTGGGCCTACATGGGCAGCGAGACCGTGCCGCCCCCGATGCCCGACATGGAGTTCGCGCTGGTGCCCGCCTCGCACCGGCACGTGTCGAAGAAGTTCCAGGAGTGCAATTGGGCGCAGGCGGCCGAGGGCGGCGTGGACACGGCGCACTTCTCTTTCCTGCACCAGCCGGTCGATCGCTCCGGTGAGCAACTGCATGAGAAGGCCGCGCGCGCCACGCGCGGCTACTCGCAGCAAACCATGAGCAGCGAGCACGTGCAGTGGATGCGCGACGACACGCGGCCGCGCTACGAGGTGAGAAAACACGACAGCGGACTGGTGCTGGGCGCATCGCGCCGCGCGGCGCCCGGGCAGTCGTACTGGCGCATCGCGCAATACCTGATGCCCTGTCACGGCTACACGCCCAGCGCGACGCCGGGCCAGACCTATCATGGCCAGACCTGGGTGCCCATCGACGACGAATCGTGCTGGGTCTATGTGTACTCGTGGAACCCGGAGCGCCCGCTGACCGAGGAAGAAATCCGCGGCTATCGCAGCGGCGGCGCCGTCTATCCCGAGATGGACGATCGCTGGATGCCGCTGCGCAACCGGTCGAACGACTACCTGATAGATCGCCAGATGCAGAAGTCGGAGAACTTCACGGGCATCGTCGGCGTGTCGGAGCAGGATGCGGCGATCCAGGACAGCCAGGGGCGCATCGCCGATCGCACCCGCGAACTGCTGGGCCCTACCGACATCGGCGTGGTGCAGTTCCGCCGCTTGATGCTGGAATCGGCCAAGGCCCTGGCCGCCGGCGAGCAGCCGCCCGGACTAGCAAGCCCGGCCAGCTACCGCGTGCGCGCGGGCGGCATCGTCGCGGATGCGCCGCTGGCGTTCGACGAGGTCATGCAGCGGCGTTTCGGCGATCCGCTGGGCCGCTTCTGA
- a CDS encoding SDR family NAD(P)-dependent oxidoreductase — MNTHRHNRVALVTGASRGIGAATALALARRGFHTVLAVRDPAGAVPVLTQIEAEGGTAWAVALDVRDGGSVRAAMDECLRREGSLDALVNNAGNIEPIGLLGDTDEQAWLANHDVNLHGPYRTIRAALPALLSSPAAVIVNLSSGAAHATREGWSAYCSGKAGLAMLTRCVAHEYPAIACYGFQPGFVDTAMQASIRASGINDISRMPRSNLAPAERPAEYIAWLCDARPADLGGQDLSINDAALQARLREATP; from the coding sequence ATGAACACCCATCGACACAACCGGGTAGCGCTGGTGACGGGCGCCTCGCGCGGGATCGGCGCGGCGACCGCCCTGGCGCTGGCACGACGCGGATTCCATACCGTGCTGGCCGTACGCGACCCCGCGGGCGCCGTGCCCGTGCTGACGCAGATCGAGGCCGAAGGCGGCACGGCGTGGGCGGTCGCGCTGGACGTGCGCGACGGCGGGTCGGTGCGCGCCGCGATGGACGAGTGCCTGCGGCGCGAGGGCAGCCTGGATGCGCTGGTCAACAACGCCGGCAACATCGAGCCCATCGGACTGCTGGGCGACACCGACGAGCAGGCCTGGCTGGCCAACCACGACGTCAACCTGCACGGGCCGTACCGGACGATACGCGCCGCCCTGCCGGCGCTGCTGAGCAGCCCGGCTGCGGTCATCGTCAACCTGTCCTCGGGCGCGGCGCATGCCACCCGCGAGGGATGGTCGGCCTATTGCAGCGGCAAGGCGGGCCTGGCCATGCTGACGCGCTGCGTGGCCCATGAGTATCCCGCGATCGCGTGCTATGGATTCCAGCCCGGCTTCGTCGACACCGCGATGCAGGCGAGCATCCGCGCGTCAGGCATCAACGACATCAGCCGCATGCCGCGCAGCAACCTGGCGCCCGCCGAACGCCCGGCCGAATACATCGCCTGGCTGTGCGACGCGCGTCCCGCCGACCTGGGCGGCCAGGACCTGTCCATCAACGACGCCGCGCTGCAGGCGCGGCTACGCGAGGCAACGCCATGA
- a CDS encoding PDR/VanB family oxidoreductase: protein MNEFVKMRVGAIRRLAGTVSAIALERLSDAVLPSFAPGAHVDLRLPGGLVRSYSLYTLRDTERRYEIAVNRDGNSRGGSAYLHERLRVGDVLEVSAPRNHFPLIDGDHPTLLIAGGIGITPLYCMAQQLAARGARWHMVYAARSRAGAAFVDELQALADAAGMPLTLHFDDEAGGRLDIPAIVAHAPPDTHFYCCGPAPMLDAYLSACSRLPAERVHYERFGADIPMPGAGQGFDVELARSGRTLRVRPDQTILEVLLDAGVDVEYSCMQGVCGSCRTGVLAGEPEHLDMFLSPEEQAASDCMMICCSRARGARLVLDC, encoded by the coding sequence ATGAACGAATTCGTGAAGATGCGGGTCGGCGCGATCCGGCGGCTGGCCGGCACGGTGTCGGCCATCGCACTGGAGCGCCTGTCCGACGCGGTGCTGCCGTCGTTCGCGCCGGGCGCGCACGTCGACCTCCGGCTGCCCGGCGGATTGGTGCGCAGCTATTCGCTGTACACCCTGCGGGACACGGAGCGGCGCTACGAGATCGCCGTCAACCGCGACGGCAACAGCCGCGGAGGCTCGGCCTACCTGCACGAACGGCTGCGCGTGGGCGACGTGCTCGAGGTGTCGGCCCCGCGCAACCACTTCCCCCTCATCGACGGCGACCATCCCACCCTGCTGATCGCGGGAGGCATCGGCATCACGCCGCTGTATTGCATGGCGCAGCAGCTCGCCGCGCGGGGCGCGCGATGGCACATGGTGTACGCGGCGCGCAGCCGGGCGGGCGCCGCGTTCGTCGACGAACTTCAGGCCCTGGCGGATGCCGCGGGCATGCCGCTGACGCTGCACTTCGACGACGAGGCCGGCGGCAGGCTCGATATCCCCGCCATCGTGGCGCACGCGCCGCCCGACACGCACTTCTACTGCTGCGGGCCCGCGCCCATGCTGGATGCGTACCTGTCCGCCTGCAGTCGCCTGCCGGCCGAACGCGTGCACTACGAGCGCTTCGGCGCGGACATCCCGATGCCGGGCGCGGGACAAGGCTTCGACGTAGAGCTCGCCCGCAGCGGGCGAACCCTGAGAGTCCGGCCGGACCAGACCATTCTCGAGGTCCTGTTGGACGCGGGGGTGGACGTGGAATATTCCTGCATGCAGGGCGTGTGCGGCAGCTGCCGCACCGGCGTGCTGGCCGGCGAGCCCGAGCACCTGGACATGTTCCTCAGCCCCGAGGAACAGGCGGCCAGCGACTGCATGATGATCTGCTGCTCGCGCGCCCGCGGCGCCAGGCTGGTGCTGGACTGCTGA
- a CDS encoding LysR substrate-binding domain-containing protein yields the protein MRQLPPLNALKAFDAAARHLSFTKAAEELCVTHGAVSRQVAALEAHFRMVLFSRGPRALTLTPEGAQLAQAVARAFDILFSASDALRPANRSSSLLRVSVPPTLAMWWLMPRLGALDNGQSGFRIEISTSTDPVDFDEGQYDAAIRRISAVPRGLHAERFLDGRSVPVCSPQYRRRNELDGPQDLARATLLVTRTENRAWEAWFRAQRVRRDPESATKVFDQLYFALVAAVDSLGVALAPVALAEEEVRKGNLCIVPHQSLQARRAYALLCPRSSPRLDLIQAFGGWLRSHAPAGR from the coding sequence ATGAGACAGCTGCCTCCACTGAACGCATTGAAGGCCTTCGACGCGGCTGCCCGGCACCTCAGTTTCACCAAGGCGGCCGAGGAGCTGTGCGTGACGCACGGCGCCGTCAGCCGCCAGGTGGCCGCGCTGGAAGCGCACTTCCGCATGGTTCTGTTCTCGCGCGGGCCGCGCGCCTTGACGCTGACGCCGGAAGGCGCGCAACTGGCGCAGGCGGTGGCGCGCGCGTTCGATATCCTGTTCTCGGCCAGCGATGCGCTGCGGCCCGCCAATCGCTCGAGTTCGCTGCTGAGGGTGTCGGTGCCGCCCACGCTTGCGATGTGGTGGTTGATGCCGCGCCTGGGGGCGCTGGACAACGGGCAGTCCGGGTTTCGCATCGAGATTTCGACGTCCACCGATCCCGTCGATTTCGACGAAGGCCAATACGACGCGGCCATACGACGCATCAGCGCCGTGCCGCGCGGACTGCACGCCGAGCGCTTCCTGGACGGGCGATCCGTGCCGGTGTGCAGCCCGCAGTACCGGCGGCGCAATGAACTGGACGGCCCCCAGGACCTGGCTCGCGCCACGCTGCTCGTCACGCGCACCGAAAACCGCGCATGGGAAGCGTGGTTTCGCGCGCAGCGGGTGCGGCGCGATCCGGAGTCCGCCACCAAAGTGTTCGACCAGCTCTATTTCGCGCTGGTGGCCGCCGTGGACTCGTTGGGCGTGGCGCTGGCCCCGGTGGCGCTGGCCGAGGAAGAGGTGCGCAAGGGCAATCTGTGCATCGTGCCCCACCAGTCGCTGCAGGCGCGGCGGGCCTACGCGCTGCTGTGCCCGCGCAGTTCTCCGCGCCTGGACCTCATCCAGGCCTTTGGCGGCTGGCTGCGTTCGCACGCGCCGGCCGGACGCTGA
- a CDS encoding DMT family transporter, with protein MKWLYLAIAIAAEVVATSALKSSDGFTRLWPSVITAAGYAVAFYFLAVTLRTIPMGVVYAIWSGVGIVLISLVGWVVYKQHLDVPAILGILLIVAGVVVMQVFSKTTAH; from the coding sequence ATGAAGTGGCTGTATCTGGCTATCGCCATCGCCGCCGAGGTCGTGGCCACCAGTGCGCTGAAGAGTTCCGACGGCTTCACCCGCCTGTGGCCATCGGTGATCACCGCGGCGGGCTATGCGGTGGCGTTCTACTTCCTTGCCGTCACGCTGCGCACCATACCCATGGGGGTGGTGTACGCGATCTGGTCGGGCGTGGGCATCGTGCTGATCTCGCTGGTCGGGTGGGTGGTGTACAAGCAGCACCTCGACGTGCCCGCCATCCTGGGCATCCTGCTGATCGTCGCCGGCGTGGTGGTGATGCAGGTGTTCTCCAAGACCACCGCACACTGA
- a CDS encoding HpcH/HpaI aldolase family protein, producing MNPFKQKLRAGRAQFGLFAMSLTAQTADALAASGFDFLMFDAEHTPTSLPTLYTQALALASSRTHCLVRMPGLDPVWFKPVLDMGIDTVMVPNIKTADEARQAVAAVRYPPHGIRGVGGSVRATNYGRDTDYYARAADEVCLLLQIESGQGLDNIEEIAAVDGVEGLFIGPVDLSTDLGYLAQPTHPAVLEACLDGVRRIRATGKAAGILAGEPQAAAYLDAGATMVCLGSDLGLLTRAADALAARWKERSNATQEDAC from the coding sequence GTGAACCCATTCAAGCAAAAGCTGCGCGCGGGCCGCGCGCAGTTCGGACTGTTCGCGATGTCGCTGACCGCCCAGACCGCCGATGCGCTGGCCGCCAGCGGCTTCGACTTCCTGATGTTCGACGCCGAACACACCCCCACCAGCCTGCCCACCCTGTACACGCAGGCACTGGCCCTGGCGTCCTCCCGCACTCATTGCCTGGTACGCATGCCCGGCCTGGATCCCGTGTGGTTCAAGCCGGTGCTGGACATGGGGATAGACACGGTGATGGTGCCGAACATCAAGACGGCGGACGAGGCGCGCCAGGCCGTCGCCGCCGTGCGCTATCCGCCGCATGGCATCCGCGGCGTGGGCGGCAGCGTGCGGGCCACCAACTATGGCCGCGACACGGACTACTACGCACGCGCCGCCGATGAGGTCTGCCTGCTGCTTCAGATCGAAAGCGGCCAGGGCCTGGACAACATCGAGGAGATCGCCGCGGTGGACGGCGTGGAGGGCCTGTTCATCGGGCCGGTGGACCTGTCCACCGACCTGGGCTATCTGGCGCAGCCCACTCACCCCGCCGTGCTGGAAGCCTGCCTGGACGGGGTGCGCCGCATCCGCGCCACCGGCAAGGCGGCCGGCATCCTGGCGGGGGAACCGCAGGCGGCCGCCTATCTGGACGCCGGCGCCACGATGGTGTGCCTGGGCTCGGACCTGGGCCTGCTGACCCGGGCGGCGGACGCGCTGGCCGCCCGGTGGAAGGAACGCAGCAACGCAACACAGGAGGACGCATGCTGA
- a CDS encoding Smr/MutS family protein gives MRGTKASLADLKRVHEKLAQERERAEREAREEAARRERTAPAHDVDAFRRAMQSATPMKSANKVEHRRAGPAIDEAVASRRASALGEKPARADAGVSDGGDVAHLLSENGTAFVRADAAPDTARRLKRGEWRMGAELDLHGLRVEQARHAVLSFLDECLEHGIRCVRIVHGKGYGSQGLEPVLKDKVRTWLVQKAEVVAFSEAAEREGGAGALLVLMRQSEGARR, from the coding sequence ATGCGGGGCACTAAGGCCAGCCTGGCCGACCTGAAGCGCGTGCACGAGAAGCTCGCGCAGGAGCGCGAACGCGCCGAGCGCGAGGCTCGGGAAGAGGCGGCCCGCCGCGAGCGCACGGCGCCCGCGCATGACGTCGATGCTTTCCGCCGCGCCATGCAGTCGGCCACGCCGATGAAGTCGGCCAACAAGGTCGAGCACCGTCGCGCCGGGCCGGCCATCGACGAAGCCGTGGCCTCGCGCCGCGCGTCCGCGCTGGGCGAGAAACCCGCCCGCGCCGATGCCGGCGTGTCGGACGGCGGCGACGTGGCGCACCTGCTGTCCGAGAACGGCACGGCCTTCGTGCGCGCCGACGCGGCGCCCGACACCGCGCGGCGCCTCAAGCGCGGCGAGTGGCGCATGGGCGCGGAACTCGACCTGCACGGACTGCGCGTCGAGCAGGCCCGGCATGCGGTGCTGTCGTTCCTCGACGAGTGCCTGGAGCACGGCATCCGCTGCGTGCGCATCGTGCACGGCAAGGGCTACGGATCGCAAGGGCTCGAGCCCGTGCTGAAAGACAAGGTCCGTACCTGGCTCGTGCAGAAGGCCGAAGTGGTGGCGTTCTCCGAGGCCGCCGAGCGCGAAGGCGGAGCCGGGGCGCTGCTGGTGCTGATGCGCCAGTCCGAGGGCGCACGCCGATGA